The Cydia splendana chromosome Z, ilCydSple1.2, whole genome shotgun sequence genome window below encodes:
- the LOC134805137 gene encoding uncharacterized protein LOC134805137, which translates to MKLRDENLLIDAERQLSSLPLAYWLKHRYEVNKFFKSNDCAPFPSVFDLEYTDMYWQTLRTSQGVFHLYGAYLDARNASHTGPTVRLLALHDRIQPSLGTYCQLWFEERSGPVLVLILEYVYMWPRVWGNYRDGVLLPYLVACVLPVDVRALRPAAVSLVERPCDRATNCLRVHFDEPPDRTQKEFAVCVKGLDFLHEDLSVRLVEWIELVRLFGADKVFFYEFQVHPNISRVLAYYRARGIVESTPITLPGGPPNIPGLQHAYMKKRVTHKRQMELVPYNDCLYRHMYQYRWLTLLDIDEVIVPMQDPDWKSLLKRVTSLAAPVSGKPPCSSYSARNVYYLDEQEPTHRWAPGAPRYMYMLQHVRRTRNFTKPDSNIKAFHETGRVLALHNHFPISCIGGQCSAYPMDTTQARLHHYRANYARQLSKKVRAELVRDAALWRWADRLIPRVTQALADLGLLLPEPRASKASSTLTPTKSSHQRNGTRSKR; encoded by the coding sequence ATGAAGCTAAGGGATGAGAATCTGCTCATCGACGCCGAGCGTCAACTCTCCTCCCTCCCACTCGCCTACTGGCTCAAGCATCGCTACGAGGTGAACAAATTTTTTAAGTCAAATGACTGCGCGCCTTTCCCCTCAGTGTTCGACCTCGAGTATACCGACATGTACTGGCAAACGCTGCGCACGAGTCAGGGCGTGTTCCATCTTTACGGCGCCTATCTTGATGCTCGAAACGCCTCGCACACGGGCCCCACCGTGCGGCTGCTGGCCTTGCACGACCGCATCCAGCCGTCGCTGGGTACGTACTGCCAGCTCTGGTTCGAGGAACGATCCGGCCCTGTGCTGGTGCTCATACTCGAGTACGTGTACATGTGGCCCAGAGTGTGGGGTAACTACCGCGACGGCGTGCTGCTGCCGTACCTTGTGGCTTGCGTGCTGCCGGTCGACGTGCGCGCGCTGCGGCCCGCCGCCGTGTCGCTGGTCGAGCGACCGTGCGACCGCGCCACCAACTGCCTGCGCGTGCACTTCGACGAGCCACCCGACCGTACGCAAAAGGAGTTCGCCGTTTGTGTCAAGGGTCTCGACTTCCTGCACGAGGACCTATCCGTGCGCCTCGTTGAGTGGATTGAGCTCGTGCGGTTATTCGGCGCCGACAAAGTATTCTTCTACGAATTTCAAGTCCACCCCAACATCAGCAGAGTTCTCGCGTACTACCGCGCGCGGGGGATAGTGGAGAGCACGCCGATCACACTGCCGGGCGGGCCGCCCAACATTCCGGGCCTGCAGCACGCGTATATGAAGAAGAGAGTGACGCACAAGCGACAGATGGAATTGGTGCCCTACAATGACTGTCTGTACCGGCACATGTACCAGTACCGCTGGCTTACGTTGTTGGATATCGATGAAGTTATTGTGCCGATGCAAGACCCCGATTGGAAATCGCTGCTGAAGCGCGTGACGTCACTAGCCGCTCCGGTGTCAGGGAAACCGCCTTGCTCTTCCTACTCCGCGCGAAATGTATATTACCTAGACGAGCAGGAGCCCACGCATCGATGGGCGCCGGGCGCGCCGCGCTACATGTACATGCTGCAGCACGTCCGCCGCACGCGCAACTTCACCAAACCCGACTCGAACATCAAGGCTTTCCACGAGACGGGGCGCGTGCTAGCACTGCACAACCACTTTCCGATATCGTGCATCGGCGGGCAATGCTCGGCTTACCCGATGGACACAACACAGGCGCGCCTACACCACTACCGCGCCAACTACGCGCGTCAGCTGAGCAAGAAAGTGCGCGCCGAGCTAGTGCGCGACGCCGCTCTGTGGCGATGGGCTGACCGGCTTATCCCTCGCGTCACGCAAGCTCTCGCCGATTTAGGGCTGTTACTCCCCGAGCCCCGCGCTAGCAAGGCCTCGTCTACTCTTACGCCAACTAAATCTAGTCACCAGCGTAATGGAACACGCTCGAAGAGATAG